One window of the Cryptomeria japonica chromosome 7, Sugi_1.0, whole genome shotgun sequence genome contains the following:
- the LOC131037108 gene encoding G-type lectin S-receptor-like serine/threonine-protein kinase SD2-5, which yields MATCHMAGVGLHIENTPERREVGCWRAKLGAEGAGGGPGAERAGGSLHGGGAATRGTRRLVQAPNDGDCMGVGVRREAAWVASMEGTRRDRGRRVWAAQPTNNTERLAITPTAANGGRTWRNNIQSLDFLTPSIYKDALLRPILLSSSISYNDINLQFGCGFFCYGIPCDTGYLFATFFVGYATDGRVLDMQMVWSANRDQMVQENAALTLTSTGELVLRNLDGTVVWSTNTSTHAFQRMVMQESGNLVLYNNSGTILWQSFDYITDTLLRAQKLKVGQKITANISPKNTSQGRFYSILLHDGFVMFTASPPAKMYYRYPQTPVSVELSYYQFDNVSINIHARGRQSPLVKLSAPAGCLHFKLDSDGYMKVFSVDETAGRSSINYLPWFIKPVTQCNSPGTCGEYGVCTNGQRSCPGDGNAFKLLDVTQSNSGCGPRVPLVCSQTIRRQGHQFLELEHVAYFTYVYENASTPGLVSRDECKTLCLVNCSCKAAFFRYGTNFSSGYCYLESNIYSMTTMSPVDMYYNSTAYIRIQSRSKGFKSLAVVIICALVGGALVLFIILWACIKMSRKRRQHKVEDEDECEDDHVDWVAGLPLRFSFQELQDATNGFTIKLGSGGFGSVYEGVLSDGSKIAVKRLDKAGHGQKGFRAEVETLGKIGFFGNVYMVTVCL from the exons ATGGCCACCTGCCACATGGCGGGTGTGGGTTTGCATATTGAGAATACGCCGGAGAGGAGGGAAGTGGGCTGCTGGAGAGCCAAACTGGGAGCTGAGGGGGCCGGTGGCGGACCGGGAGCCGAGAGGGCCGGCGGGAGTTTACACGGCGGCGGCGCTGCAACACGAGGTACGAGAAGACTAGTGCAGGCACCGAATGATGGGGACTGTATGGGTGTTGGCGTCAGACGAGAAGCGGCATGGGTGGCGTCGATGGAAGGTACAAGGCGTGACAGAGGCCGGAGAGTATGGGCAGCGCAACCTACAAACAACACAG AAAGACTTGCAATTACTCCCACAGCTGCGAATGGAGGCAGAACTTGGAGGAACAATATCCAGTCTCTAGATTTCCTGACACCGTCAATTTACAAAGATGCACTCCTCAGACCGATCCTTCTAAGCAGCAGCATCTCATATAATGATATAAATCTGCAgtttggatgtggattcttctgcTATGGTATTCCTTGTGACACAGGCTACCTGTTTGCAACTTTCTTTGTTGGCTATGCCACTGATGGTAGGGTGTTGGATATGCAAATGGTGTGGAGTGCAAACAGAGACCAGATGGTGCAAGAAAACGCAGCCCTAACACTCACCTCCACAGGAGAACTTGTATTAAGGAACTTAGATGGCACTGTTGTGTGGTCTACAAATACATCCACCCATGCTTTTCAAAGGATGGTGATGCAGGAATCTGGGAATCTTGTTCTCTATAACAACTCTGGTACAATCCTCTGGCAGTCTTTTGATTATATAACTGATACCCTGCTGCGGGCGCAGAAGTTAAAGGTGGGACAGAAGATTACTGCAAACATTTCTCCAAAGAATACAAGCCAAGGTCGTTTCTATTCTATCTTGCTTCACGATGGCTTTGTTATGTTCACGGCCTCTCCACCGGCTAAAATGTACTATAGATATCCCCAGACACCTGTAAGTGTGGAGTTATCTTATTACCAGTTCGACAATGTCTCCATCAATATTCATGCTCGAGGAAGACAATCGCCGTTAGTTAAGTTATCAGCACCCGCAGGTTGCCTTCACTTTAAATTGGACTCAGATGGATACATGAAAGTCTTTTCCGTCGATGAAACAGCAGGAAGAAGTTCCATTAACTATCTACCATGGTTCATTAAACCAGTGACTCAGTGTAATTCTCCAGGAACATGCGGAGAGTACGGTGTTTGCACAAACGGTCAGCGCAGCTGTCCAGGAGATGGCAATGCTTTTAAACTGCTTGATGTCACACAATCCAATTCCGGATGTGGTCCGCGCGTTCCTCTGGTGTGCTCACAGACTATTAGGCGTCAAGGTCACCAGTTTTTGGAACTGGAGCACGTTGCATATTTTACTTATGTTTATGAAAATGCTTCGACGCCGGGGCTGGTGTCACGAGATGAATGTAAAACACTATGCCTTGTGAACTGCTCTTGCAAAGCTGCTTTTTTCAGGTACGGGACCAATTTTTCTAGTGGTTATTGCTATCTAGAGTCGAATATCTATTCTATGACAACTATGAGTCCAGTCGATATGTATTACAATTCCACTGCATATATTAGAATCCAATCAAGGTCCAAGGGCTTTAAGTCCTTAGCTGTCGTCATCATTTGTGCTTTAGTGGGTGGAGCACTAGTTCTGTTTATCATTTTGTGGGCATGTATAAAAATGTCTCGAAAAAGAAGACAGCACAAAGTAGAGGACGAGGATGAATGTGAGGATGATCATGTCGATTGGGTGGCAGGCTTACCGTTGCGGTTCTCATTCCAAGAATTGCAAGACGCTACAAACGGGTTTACCATTAAGCTGGGCAGCGGAGGGTTTGGTTCAGTTTATGAGGGTGTTCTGTCTGACGGCTCAAAGATAGCAGTGAAGCGCCTCGACAAAGCAGGACATGGACAAAAGGGATTCCGGGCAGAAGTCGAAACGCTAGGGAAAATAGGCTTCTTTGGAAACGTTTATATGGTTACAGTCTGCCTGTAA